A single Microtus ochrogaster isolate Prairie Vole_2 unplaced genomic scaffold, MicOch1.0 UNK6, whole genome shotgun sequence DNA region contains:
- the Pcdh8 gene encoding protocadherin-8 isoform X1 produces the protein MSPGKRWGSPCLLPLQLFSLCWVLSVAQSKTVRYSTFEEDAPGTVIGTLAEDLHMKVSGDTSFRLMKQFNSSLLRVREGDGQLTVGDAGLDRERLCGQAPQCVLAFDVVSFSQEQFRLVHVEVEVRDVNDHAPRFPRAQIPVEVSESAPVGTRIPLEVPVDEDVGANGLQSVRLAEPHSPFRVELQTRADGAQCADLVLLQELDRESQASYSLELVAQDGGRPPRSATAALSVRVLDANDHSPAFPQGAVAEVELAEDAPVGSLLLDLDAADPDEGPNGDVVFTFGARTPPEARHLFRLDPRSGRLTLAGQVDYERQDTYELDVRAQDRGPGPRTATCKVIVRIRDVNDNAPDISITPLAAPGAPGASPFAAAAAAAALGGADTASSVGPGTQEAGATSLVPEGAARESLVALVSTSDRDSGANGQVRCALYGHEHFRLQPAYAGSYLVVTAASLDRERIAEYNLTLVAEDRGAPPLRTVRPYTVRVGDENDNAPLFTKPVYEVSVRENNPPGAYLATVAARDPDLGRNGQVTYRLVEAEVGRSGEAVSTYVSVDPATGAIYALRSFDYETLRQLDVRIQASDGGSPQLSSNALVQVRVLDQNDHSPILVHPAPANGSLEVAVPGRTAKDTAVARIQARDADEGANGELAFDLLQQEPREAFSIGRRTGEIVLTGDLSQETPGRVFRALLVISDGGRPPLTTTATVSFVVTAGGGPAAPASAGNPEHSRPPGSRLAPSGPSLQWDTPLIVIIVLAGSCTLLLAAIIAIATTCNRRKKEVRKGGALREERPGAAGGGASAPGSPEETARGAGPRPNMFDVLTFPGSGKAPFGSPAADAPPPAVAAAEVPGSEGGSATGESACHFEGQQRLRGAHAEPYGASPGFGKEPAPPVAVWKGHSFNTISGREAEKFSGKDSGKGDSDFNDSDSDISGDALKKDLINHMQSGLWACTAECKILGHSDRCWSPSCAGPSAHPPPHPPAQMSTFCKSTSLPRDPLRRDNYYQAQLPKTVGLQSVYEKVLHRDYDRTVTLLSPPRPGRLPDLQEIGVPLYESPPGGRYVSPKKGANENV, from the exons ATGAGTCCTGGGAAGCGCTGGGGCAGCCCTTGCCTTCTTCCCTTGCAGCTCTTTAGTCTCTGCTGGGTGCTCTCAGTGGCCCAGAGCAAGACAGTCCGATACAGCACCTTCGAAGAGGATGCCCCTGGCACGGTCATCGggacccttgcagaggacctgcacATGAAAGTGTCTGGAGACACAAGCTTCCGCCTGATGAAGCAATTCAACAGCTCTCTGCTCCGGGTGCGCGAGGGCGATGGGCAACTGACCGTCGGGGACGCGGGCCTGGATCGTGAGCGTCTGTGCGGCCAGGCTCCACAGTGTGTGCTGGCCTTCGATGTGGTCAGCTTCTCCCAGGAGCAGTTCCGACTGGTGCacgtggaggtggaggtgagggatgTCAACGATCATGCGCCCCGCTTTCCCCGAGCCCAGATCCCGGTGGAGGTCTCCGAGAGTGCTCCCGTAGGCACGCGCATCCCCCTGGAGGTGCCTGTGGACGAGGACGTGGGTGCCAACGGGCTGCAGAGTGTTCGTCTGGCCGAGCCTCACAGCCCTTTCCGCGTGGAGCTACAGACGCGCGCGGATGGTGCCCAGTGTGCAGACCTGGTGCTGCTCCAGGAGCTGGACCGCGAGAGTCAGGCTTCCTACAGCCTGGAGCTGGTGGCTCAGGACGGAGGGCGACCGCCACGTTCCGCCACAGCAGCACTCAGTGTGCGCGTACTAGATGCCAATGACCACAGCCCGGCCTTCCCCCAGGGTGCCGTGGCCGAGGTAGAATTGGCCGAGGACGCACCTGTGGGATCGCTGCTGCTGGACCTGGACGCTGCGGACCCCGACGAGGGTCCCAATGGGGACGTAGTATTCACCTTCGGTGCCCGCACCCCTCCCGAAGCCCGTCACCTCTTCCGGCTCGACCCGCGCTCTGGCCGCCTCACCTTGGCCGGGCAGGTGGACTACGAGCGCCAGGACACATACGAGCTGGACGTGCGGGCTCAAGACAGAGGCCCAGGGCCCCGGACAGCCACTTGCAAGGTCATCGTGCGCATCCGAGACGTCAATGACAACGCTCCCGATATTTCTATCACCCCTCTGGCCGCCCCGGGGGCTCCAGGCGCCTCGCCCTTCGCCGCCGCAGCCGCTGCCGCCGCACTCGGAGGAGCGGACACGGCCTCGTCTGTGGGGCCCGGGACACAGGAAGCCGGCGCCACCTCGCTGGTGCCAGAGGGGGCGGCGCGCGAGAGCCTGGTGGCGCTGGTCAGCACCTCGGACAGGGACTCGGGCGCCAACGGGCAGGTGCGCTGCGCCCTCTACGGGCACGAGCACTTCCGGCTGCAGCCGGCCTACGCGGGCAGCTACCTGGTGGTCACCGCGGCGTCTTTGGACCGGGAGCGCATCGCCGAGTACAACCTGACGCTGGTGGCTGAGGACCGTGGCGCGCCCCCTCTGCGCACCGTGAGACCCTACACCGTGCGCGTGGGTGACGAGAACGACAACGCACCGCTCTTCACCAAGCCAGTCTACGAGGTGTCAGTCCGCGAAAACAACCCTCCAGGCGCCTATCTGGCCACAGTGGCCGCCCGCGACCCGGACCTGGGCCGCAACGGTCAGGTCACCTACAGGCTGGTAGAGGCCGAAGTGGGCCGCTCCGGGGAAGCCGTGTCCACTTACGTCTCGGTAGACCCGGCGACCGGGGCCATCTACGCTCTGCGGAGCTTCGACTATGAGACGCTGCGCCAGCTCGACGTGCGCATCCAGGCCAGCGACGGCGGATCCCCCCAGCTTTCCAGCAACGCTCTGGTGCAAGTGCGGGTGCTGGATCAGAACGACCACTCTCCGATCCTCGTGCACCCAGCGCCAGCCAATGGCTCCCTAGAAGTAGCAGTCCCTGGACGGACTGCAAAGGACACAGCTGTGGCGCGCATCCAGGCCCGGGATGCAGACGAAGGTGCCAACGGAGAACTGGCCTTTGATCTCCTGCAGCAGGAGCCACGCGAGGCCTTCTCCATAGGCCGCCGCACGGGGGAGATCGTGCTCACCGGGGACCTCTCACAGGAGACTCCTGGCCGCGTGTTCAGGGCCCTGCTGGTCATATCCGACGGCGGCCGCCCCCCTCTCACCACCACGGCAACCGTCAGTTTCGTGGTCACAGCAGGTGGCGGGCCAGCAGCGCCTGCCAGTGCCGGGAACCCGGAGcactcccggccacctggctctCGCCTCGCGCCGTCGGGGCCTTCGCTGCAGTGGGACACGCCGCTGATCGTCATCATCGTGTTAGCCGGGAGCTGCACGCTGCTGCTTGCCGCCATCATCGCCATCGCCACCACCTGCAACCGCCGCAAGAAGGAGGTGCGCAAAGGGGGGGCCCTCCGGGAAGAGCGGCCCGGGGCGGCGGGCGGCGGAGCCTCGGCCCCTGGCTCCCCGGAGGAGACCGCCCGGGGAGCTGGGCCCAGGCCCAACATGTTCGACGTGCTCACCTTCCCTGGCAGCGGCAAAGCGCCCTTTGGCAGCCCCGCGGCCGACGCGCCCCCGCCCGCGGTCGCCGCGGCCGAAGTGCCGGGCTCGGAGGGCGGCAGCGCCACTGGGGAAAGCGCCTGTCACTTCGAGGGGCAGCAACGGCTCCGAGGCGCGCACGCCGAG CCCTACGGTGCCTCTCCGGGCTTCGGGAAGGAGCCTGCGCCCCCTGTGGCGGTTTGGAAGGGCCATTCATTCAACACCATCTCTGGCCGAGAAGCTGAGAAGTTCAGTGGCAAAGACAGCGGAAAAGGAGACAGTGATTTCAATGACAGTGACTCCGACATCAGCGGGGACGCTTTGAAAAAGGACCTCATCAACCACATGCAGAGTG gaCTGTGGGCATGCACTGCTGAGTGCAAGATCCTGGGCCATTCTGATCGCTGCTGGAGCCCATCCTGTGCCGGACCCAGTGCACACCCCCCTCCTCACCCACCGGCCCAGATGTCAACCTTCTGTAAGAGCACATCCCTGCCTCGGGATCCTCTGCGCAGGGACAATTACTACCAAGCCCAGCTGCCCAAGACAGTTGGGCTGCAGAGCGTCTATGAGAAAGTGTTGCATAGAGACTATGACAGGACAGTCACTTTGCTCTCCCCTCCCCGTCCAGGGAGGCTCCCAGACCTGCAGGAGATTGGTGTACCCCTCTATGAGTCCCCTCCTGGTGGCAGATATGTGTCCCCGAAGAAGGGAGCCAATGAAAATGTGTAA
- the Pcdh8 gene encoding protocadherin-8 isoform X2, producing MSPGKRWGSPCLLPLQLFSLCWVLSVAQSKTVRYSTFEEDAPGTVIGTLAEDLHMKVSGDTSFRLMKQFNSSLLRVREGDGQLTVGDAGLDRERLCGQAPQCVLAFDVVSFSQEQFRLVHVEVEVRDVNDHAPRFPRAQIPVEVSESAPVGTRIPLEVPVDEDVGANGLQSVRLAEPHSPFRVELQTRADGAQCADLVLLQELDRESQASYSLELVAQDGGRPPRSATAALSVRVLDANDHSPAFPQGAVAEVELAEDAPVGSLLLDLDAADPDEGPNGDVVFTFGARTPPEARHLFRLDPRSGRLTLAGQVDYERQDTYELDVRAQDRGPGPRTATCKVIVRIRDVNDNAPDISITPLAAPGAPGASPFAAAAAAAALGGADTASSVGPGTQEAGATSLVPEGAARESLVALVSTSDRDSGANGQVRCALYGHEHFRLQPAYAGSYLVVTAASLDRERIAEYNLTLVAEDRGAPPLRTVRPYTVRVGDENDNAPLFTKPVYEVSVRENNPPGAYLATVAARDPDLGRNGQVTYRLVEAEVGRSGEAVSTYVSVDPATGAIYALRSFDYETLRQLDVRIQASDGGSPQLSSNALVQVRVLDQNDHSPILVHPAPANGSLEVAVPGRTAKDTAVARIQARDADEGANGELAFDLLQQEPREAFSIGRRTGEIVLTGDLSQETPGRVFRALLVISDGGRPPLTTTATVSFVVTAGGGPAAPASAGNPEHSRPPGSRLAPSGPSLQWDTPLIVIIVLAGSCTLLLAAIIAIATTCNRRKKEPYGASPGFGKEPAPPVAVWKGHSFNTISGREAEKFSGKDSGKGDSDFNDSDSDISGDALKKDLINHMQSGLWACTAECKILGHSDRCWSPSCAGPSAHPPPHPPAQMSTFCKSTSLPRDPLRRDNYYQAQLPKTVGLQSVYEKVLHRDYDRTVTLLSPPRPGRLPDLQEIGVPLYESPPGGRYVSPKKGANENV from the exons ATGAGTCCTGGGAAGCGCTGGGGCAGCCCTTGCCTTCTTCCCTTGCAGCTCTTTAGTCTCTGCTGGGTGCTCTCAGTGGCCCAGAGCAAGACAGTCCGATACAGCACCTTCGAAGAGGATGCCCCTGGCACGGTCATCGggacccttgcagaggacctgcacATGAAAGTGTCTGGAGACACAAGCTTCCGCCTGATGAAGCAATTCAACAGCTCTCTGCTCCGGGTGCGCGAGGGCGATGGGCAACTGACCGTCGGGGACGCGGGCCTGGATCGTGAGCGTCTGTGCGGCCAGGCTCCACAGTGTGTGCTGGCCTTCGATGTGGTCAGCTTCTCCCAGGAGCAGTTCCGACTGGTGCacgtggaggtggaggtgagggatgTCAACGATCATGCGCCCCGCTTTCCCCGAGCCCAGATCCCGGTGGAGGTCTCCGAGAGTGCTCCCGTAGGCACGCGCATCCCCCTGGAGGTGCCTGTGGACGAGGACGTGGGTGCCAACGGGCTGCAGAGTGTTCGTCTGGCCGAGCCTCACAGCCCTTTCCGCGTGGAGCTACAGACGCGCGCGGATGGTGCCCAGTGTGCAGACCTGGTGCTGCTCCAGGAGCTGGACCGCGAGAGTCAGGCTTCCTACAGCCTGGAGCTGGTGGCTCAGGACGGAGGGCGACCGCCACGTTCCGCCACAGCAGCACTCAGTGTGCGCGTACTAGATGCCAATGACCACAGCCCGGCCTTCCCCCAGGGTGCCGTGGCCGAGGTAGAATTGGCCGAGGACGCACCTGTGGGATCGCTGCTGCTGGACCTGGACGCTGCGGACCCCGACGAGGGTCCCAATGGGGACGTAGTATTCACCTTCGGTGCCCGCACCCCTCCCGAAGCCCGTCACCTCTTCCGGCTCGACCCGCGCTCTGGCCGCCTCACCTTGGCCGGGCAGGTGGACTACGAGCGCCAGGACACATACGAGCTGGACGTGCGGGCTCAAGACAGAGGCCCAGGGCCCCGGACAGCCACTTGCAAGGTCATCGTGCGCATCCGAGACGTCAATGACAACGCTCCCGATATTTCTATCACCCCTCTGGCCGCCCCGGGGGCTCCAGGCGCCTCGCCCTTCGCCGCCGCAGCCGCTGCCGCCGCACTCGGAGGAGCGGACACGGCCTCGTCTGTGGGGCCCGGGACACAGGAAGCCGGCGCCACCTCGCTGGTGCCAGAGGGGGCGGCGCGCGAGAGCCTGGTGGCGCTGGTCAGCACCTCGGACAGGGACTCGGGCGCCAACGGGCAGGTGCGCTGCGCCCTCTACGGGCACGAGCACTTCCGGCTGCAGCCGGCCTACGCGGGCAGCTACCTGGTGGTCACCGCGGCGTCTTTGGACCGGGAGCGCATCGCCGAGTACAACCTGACGCTGGTGGCTGAGGACCGTGGCGCGCCCCCTCTGCGCACCGTGAGACCCTACACCGTGCGCGTGGGTGACGAGAACGACAACGCACCGCTCTTCACCAAGCCAGTCTACGAGGTGTCAGTCCGCGAAAACAACCCTCCAGGCGCCTATCTGGCCACAGTGGCCGCCCGCGACCCGGACCTGGGCCGCAACGGTCAGGTCACCTACAGGCTGGTAGAGGCCGAAGTGGGCCGCTCCGGGGAAGCCGTGTCCACTTACGTCTCGGTAGACCCGGCGACCGGGGCCATCTACGCTCTGCGGAGCTTCGACTATGAGACGCTGCGCCAGCTCGACGTGCGCATCCAGGCCAGCGACGGCGGATCCCCCCAGCTTTCCAGCAACGCTCTGGTGCAAGTGCGGGTGCTGGATCAGAACGACCACTCTCCGATCCTCGTGCACCCAGCGCCAGCCAATGGCTCCCTAGAAGTAGCAGTCCCTGGACGGACTGCAAAGGACACAGCTGTGGCGCGCATCCAGGCCCGGGATGCAGACGAAGGTGCCAACGGAGAACTGGCCTTTGATCTCCTGCAGCAGGAGCCACGCGAGGCCTTCTCCATAGGCCGCCGCACGGGGGAGATCGTGCTCACCGGGGACCTCTCACAGGAGACTCCTGGCCGCGTGTTCAGGGCCCTGCTGGTCATATCCGACGGCGGCCGCCCCCCTCTCACCACCACGGCAACCGTCAGTTTCGTGGTCACAGCAGGTGGCGGGCCAGCAGCGCCTGCCAGTGCCGGGAACCCGGAGcactcccggccacctggctctCGCCTCGCGCCGTCGGGGCCTTCGCTGCAGTGGGACACGCCGCTGATCGTCATCATCGTGTTAGCCGGGAGCTGCACGCTGCTGCTTGCCGCCATCATCGCCATCGCCACCACCTGCAACCGCCGCAAGAAGGAG CCCTACGGTGCCTCTCCGGGCTTCGGGAAGGAGCCTGCGCCCCCTGTGGCGGTTTGGAAGGGCCATTCATTCAACACCATCTCTGGCCGAGAAGCTGAGAAGTTCAGTGGCAAAGACAGCGGAAAAGGAGACAGTGATTTCAATGACAGTGACTCCGACATCAGCGGGGACGCTTTGAAAAAGGACCTCATCAACCACATGCAGAGTG gaCTGTGGGCATGCACTGCTGAGTGCAAGATCCTGGGCCATTCTGATCGCTGCTGGAGCCCATCCTGTGCCGGACCCAGTGCACACCCCCCTCCTCACCCACCGGCCCAGATGTCAACCTTCTGTAAGAGCACATCCCTGCCTCGGGATCCTCTGCGCAGGGACAATTACTACCAAGCCCAGCTGCCCAAGACAGTTGGGCTGCAGAGCGTCTATGAGAAAGTGTTGCATAGAGACTATGACAGGACAGTCACTTTGCTCTCCCCTCCCCGTCCAGGGAGGCTCCCAGACCTGCAGGAGATTGGTGTACCCCTCTATGAGTCCCCTCCTGGTGGCAGATATGTGTCCCCGAAGAAGGGAGCCAATGAAAATGTGTAA